tataaacattttaaaattatggattttgaatcctttcgatcactagcgTAAATGATAatcaaaaaatccaaaaattatcAAGATCTAACGGAGCGTTAGTCGATTAagaaaaattccatcatcgaaaacgctcTCTGTGCCTCTAGAGCACAGCAGCCTGCTCTGGATATTTAATTTTAACGGGCACTGACAATAAATCCTATAAAGttgtgatatagcactaaatttTTGATTAGAAACATATTAATCTTGTTGTCGATAGTATAAAAGATTTTGTAATCAAATTTATCTGATTTGATACTCTACTGTTAATTGAAACAAGCAGATATcaccattaaaaattttattggatttatgaATCTTTTCTCACTTgcgtaaatgatatcaaaatcacaaaattacAAGCTTAACGGAGCGATGGTCGATCGAAAATTTCCTTATCGAAACGGTCAGGCAGCACGAGCCTCTAGCTCGTGAGGCCACGCAGCCTCAAAGCGATAATCACTATTAAATATGGATTTAATCCTTTCCGTCATAGGTAGATGATATCAAAATCGAAAAATATCCAAGCTTAAGGAGCGcgaatcgtcgatttgaaatttcatcATTTGAAAACGGCTGAAGAGACGGAGGCTCCGTTGCTCCTAGAGACAGGCGAGCTGCTTATAAGtgttttgtgaattttttgtattatttatctaagtgatcgaaaggattcaaaaattcaaatttttatagttGTACTTGCCGTTctacaagtttaacggtgtagagatTCAGAAATCAGAtgaattttgatacaaaattactTTGATAACTAATTACAACAGATTATATTTTCTGATCGAAATGTTAGTGCACTATATCAccttttttaggatttttatttacgtttaataattatttgttttgaattttttcgatTGCCTAGGTAACATGCCTATTGAAAATCGTAAAATATTTTCTCGAAACTTCATAACGCTAGATCAAGATCTACGGAGACGATCTCGATTCGAAATTCATCATCGAAACAGGCTCAGGGCATGGAGGCTCCATCCTTCCTGAGAGACAAGCATGGAGGCCTCGTGGCTCTGAGGCACCGCTATGAGTTCAGCTAGAATTCTATCGGATAGCGAAATGGAGTTCCGGTTGACAccattgttttcgatgataggagcCTCAataatcgacgatcgacaccattGAAATAttatgccattttgaaattgTTGTAGAAATCTATTTCATATTCTTTTCGGGCTCATTTACCTAATATGAGgcgtttcaaatttgaattttaaaggtCGATATGAGGTGTTTCTCGTTTACGCGCCGTAAGAAATATCCaaataattgaattttgtttagaaatttttaactatttgaaAACAGATATTACTCTTGATCTTTGATTCAAGACTcctatctttattttttaagaatttttattttttagccgGTCATTTTTGTTTCCACTCGATGGATATGGGCGAAATATCGGAAATATgtgaatttgatttctaacattcaagtagtatagatcatgttcaatacGGTGAGATCGTTTGATTTGGAAGCGTCAACCATCGAAAACAATATGGGTGGCACGAGAGTCGTTTGCTTTAGATAGTATTCTGACTCAactcttatatataatatatatatattattatattaatagaGTGAGCAATCATGACTATTGGAAACAAGTAGTTGAGTGCTTTCGATTTTTAGGCTTTGGAAAAGATTCTACGCTGGAATGATGCGTCTCTTAGAGAGATCGGTGGCGTattcctagggttgagtgtctattttgttaataatattaatcaatgTTTAGAATGATCAATGGagtttgatctaagggctatAAAAAATCGAAAAATCACCAACTACTGTATCTTTCATAGATagtagttaatatatatatatatatatatgttatcaaacttttattatttaatttcttttgatgTAAATACATATAAAGCCCATGAAAATGCATTTATTGATATACAAGTTTcaatttagattaaatataaGTCGGTCAAcctcataatttatttttatataattttttctaatagtTTAACTTGTTCATCTGAACTAATTTGCGTTCCGGCTTCGTTTGTATCTTTTAACAAGTTATTCATGTTCAAATCCTAAAACATGATTCCCGCTATTGCAAATGCACCTATTTGTAGTCATAGctgtttatttaaaattttttatttttaattttaaatgggAAATACGATGGATGGCAAAGTCAATCATTCTATAATCTgagagaaattttaattttcactaGAAATAATAGGAAAATTATAGCTTgttcattgaaaataatttgacaaaAAGTCAAAGCAAAAGCTTTTTAAAAAGGACATTCGAAACTATCTAGcatttttaagattttattttaattaggaCTAGATTTTCAATCCTATTGTGGCCCTCAAGTGTGATTACTATTCTATGTCTAGGTTATAGGTTGACAATTCATAAACTAGTGTATGTGCCCGCGCGTGCCGGGATgtagtatattattattttaaattttaatttaattttagatccttattttttttataagttattttgtagAGATGTATAAACAATTGGGACTATAAAAGTATTTAGTAATTTAAAGTTATATGAAAAGTATTGAAAgatttttctttaatctttattttaCATTTGAAACATCTAAGGTTATCAAACCGCTTTATTTTGACAATTTTATAGATATTTAATATAGTAGGGAGGGTAGATTTATTTAGTAATaatgagaaaatatatttagcaaCAAATCAAATATCATTATTGCTGCTATGTATGGATATTAGGTTGCCATAATatgaattattttcaaaaattctaacacccaatataaataaatttcatcaaattgCTTCAAACATCAAATCATATTTATACAATAAGGATTATAATgtaacaaatcaaataattatataatggaATCATGTGAATGCGacaattaaacataaaatttatataataaccaagatactaaaataaatatataaaaaaaaaatataaattactataaaaaCTCTTAAATTGGATAATCGTAATCCGTATTTAATATNNNNNNNNNNNNNNNNNNNNNNNNNNNNNNNNNNNNNNNNNNNNNNNNNNNNNNNNNNNNNNNNNNNNNNNNNNNNNNNNNNNNNNNNNNNNNNNNNNNNTGAGTTTTCGgctgttggatgaaaggatgtgcggttaggatgatagtggtcccctaggattgagtaggtggttggtttaatagtataatctaacgggtgaaaatgatcaaaggatagatctaacggtagaaaactcaatagtaccaaggatttggtactatcgatagtatagtagccggactatatatatatataatccgaAAATTTCAGCATCGAACAAAGTAAAAcacttgcttttttttcttcatctaTTCTCACGTCTAGAGCCACGAGCTTGCTCACAATGGAGTTGAATGAACTTAGATGTTTTTGTACTGGTGCCCCGTCCTTCATCTTTAAATTGTACAATTGCCGCTTTAAGAAGATTTCATTCACCAATGACTTCACTTCATAGAGATTCTTCAATTTAACACAAATTTCTTTTGCGGTAGTCTCGATCTCGACGTTGAATAGCACCAAATCATCTAGTGCCAAATATAGATTTGCTAAAGCCATCTTGTCTTTCTCTTCAAATAGCTTATCCGTCATCCCTTTCGGCTTTTTCTCCTTTCATTGTAGGGCGATCTCGCAGGCATCTTTAATCAAAACTGCTTGCATGTTAGTTTCCACAACGCAAAATTAGTTCCATCAAATCTAGGAACCTCATACTTCGTCGCTGTAACTCTCCCCGCCATTGTTTCACCGTCAACGAACTATAAAGAAACaaatgctctgatatcaaatTGAAGGGACTGGCCGTGGGGTTACCGAGCACATCTCAAACCCACACGGCACATAAGCGCAGTGAAAACAGGATCTTTCGTAGACGTAAGAGATGAGAACGATCGTAGGAAAAATAAGCATAAGGAtaacaaagcaaaaaaaaaaataagagaacgCAAGAACACAAgatttatgtggttcagttAACCATGAGTCGTCCTATGTCCACGACTAAGATCAACTCAATGCTTTCTTCAATTAATCAACGACACAAaagtacaaagaaaaaaaaaatagtataagtaattagttaaatattttgaaaaaaaaaatcaagaataacttgttaataaataatttatcaagAATAACTTGTTAATGAATAATTTATCTTTCCTTTAAAGATAGTTTTTACTATTTTACAATCATTCAATTCACAAAAATGTCGTAAACTAAAGGAAATAAATCGACTAATTAAATGCATATTAAAAAGAGTAGAATTTCAAACAACAAAATACTTGATGGAAGAACATACCTAATGGAGGattggaagaagaaaaggcagtaaaaagttaaaaagttactaaatagatatagatgaataaaagttttttttttttcaatttaccataagagataaaaaatttctaaccaCGACACGCAGGTAAATAACTTTTAGATGTCAAGAAATAAAATTTGCAagtgtcaaaaaaaattttaaaagtgtaaaaaaaaatacggTTGTCAAAAAGTTTGAAACGGTCTGTGTCAAAGTTCAAGAGAGTACAAAACCAATTCATCCATAGTCTATAGTAGGTCTATGGTCTACAGTTGGAGCACCCAACAAACCCAATAAACCAAATAtctatatttcttttacttaaTATCTATAATACACCGCATGCATCGAATATTCAAAATAGACATATGTCCACAAACAAAAAACCCTCCACACCTTTTAGAATATAGATATTGAAAAAATTTCTACCCATGACATGTAGCCACATAACTTTTAGGTGTCAAATACAAAACTTGCAAGTGTCAAAAGAAAAATTggaagtgtaaaaaaaaaaaaaaaaaaaaaaaaaaaaaaaaaaaaaaaaaaaacaattgtcAAAAAGTTTGAAACGGCACAAACCAAATAACCTAATAtctatatttcttttacttaaTACATGGTATACCAGATGCACCGAATATTCAAAATTGACATATTTCCACAAACAAAGAACCCTCCGCACTCTTCagaatatagatatagatatagggggtgtttggcctagcttttgaaaagtaattttggaCTCAAAAATGATTTTCGGCTCAATTGAGTGTTTGGTAACCTCGTTTTCGAAATCTGATTTTGATTATTAGaatcagttttctaattttCGATGCTTAAAATTAGAAACAGTTAAAacctgcttcttgaaatctaattctgattttggactcaaattttaaatttttatttttattttcaattcaaagttttaatttaaatttaattttaaattttaaattttaaatttgtttttgaatttttaattttcaaattttaaaatttaaaatttaaaatttagatattaaatttcaaattttaaattataaatttaaatttaaaatctcaaattttaagtttcaaatttagaatttaagataaaatttatattttgaaattttagaattttaattttaatttaaaatttaaaatttaaaattatatgttttaatttttcaaattacaaatttcaaaatttcaaaattcaaattttaaattttaattttaaaataaaaatttgaaatttaaaattattaaattttatttttctaattttgaattttgaattttgaattattaaatttttaatatttaatttttaaatatcaaattttaaattttaagtttagattttgaatttgaaattaagaatttatattttgctttaaaaactcaaattgtaaagtttaaattttcaattttcaaatttatttcttaaactaaaatatcaaattttaaattttgtacaaattttaaattttatttcaaattttatattattttaaaaaaattaagtaaaaatattattatatgcaaacatcaatttttttttttttgccaaacagctttacaaaattatttcaaaaaaatcagTTTTTTCTAAATTCAGCCGAACGCTCTACATTTTTCAACCAAAATTAATtcttcaaatcaaaatcaatcctGAAAATAATACTTTTTCAGAATTTAGGCGAAACGTGCACATAGATTGGCCTATGGTTGAGCTGTCAACAAGTCAAACACGAACAAACTGGTGGATTCTCGAAATCGGGAGGTAATCTGTATTGTATATATCCaacacaaaattaaaattaaaagaagctTGTATAatccagctcgtattcggcttaaACTTAATTCGAGCTAAGCTCAAAATTATTTAAAGTCGTATTGAATCAAACTCTAAATAAATATTAACACTAAGTATATAGTATTATTACTAATTTAGTGTTACTTATGCTTGCTATTGCTATCACTATTACTAATTCATGCTATAATTTAAAACTCAtgcttataaaaataaaaaatgaaaacttgaaaataatattcaaatattgCACTGAGCACGAGATAGCTCACAAACAGCGAGCTGAATTGACAGTCCCAACCATCttcttaataaatattttttttaaaaaaataataataataaaaaaaaacctcttcAATCATAATAATAGAGCCTCTCACAACTTGAGTACTGAAACAGCACCCAAGGTTGAGTACCAGCTCCACCTGATCCACACCTCTGAAAATTACAAAGAACCCAAGAGAGCAATGAATCAAATGCTATTATTACAGAGCTATAGATAGATATGATGAGGTTCTAAAACTTTGCTCTCCCAAAACCCCCACACCCCAACCTCAGAGATGGAAATGTGGGTTCCATTCTCTTGCCCACCAAGTGTTTGTTGCATGTCCTCAGAGAAACTCTTTGTATATTATGGGAGTTGAAGAGGGAGCAAAACAACAAATCAACATGGCATTGTTGCCtctcccctcttcttctccactcTCTTCACCCACCACCTCCCACATCACCAAATCAAACATGTCCCTTTCTTTTCTACCCACCTCACTGGCCTTATCACCCAACAAtcatcttctcctctctcctGCCTCCAAAACCATCACACCCACTAAAGAAGAGGTGGCATTGAGTTCCACGCCGCCGCCTTTAGTAGGCCTCGATGGCGGGGTCGACTTGTCGTTGATCGACCGGAGCATTCTCCGCGATCACAAGTGCTTGAAGGAGCTCAGCACCTGGGGAATTGGTGGCCCATGCAAGTACTTCATTCAAGTTTCCCGGCCCTCGGAGCTCGTCTCCGCTATCCGGTCGGTGGTCGTTTCGTCGAACACTTGTATCGGACACTTTCGTCCGTAGCTATAACAGGCTCTTCTTTTGTCGAATTCTTGTAGGTACTGTGAAATGAAGCGCATTCAGTACTTGATCGTCGGTAGAGGCTCGAATTGCCTCTTCGATGATCGCGGTTTTGACGGCTTGGTGATACTGAACCGGCTCGATCAGTTTGAAGTGATAGAGCCTGGAGTATATATGGTCGGGAGCGGATATCCGTTCAATCGATTAGGTGTTAGGTGCTCCGTTGAGGGTTACTCAGGGCTCGAATTTGCCGGGGGGATACCTGGAACTGTCGGCGGGGCTGTTTTTATGAATGCGGGGGCTAACGAGCAGGTGAATCAATTCATGTGGATTTTCTCCAGTTAATGATATGTTATTATTCATAACAcaatgtatttatatatatatactaatcaTGTTAATGATTGATTGCGGAACCTACAAAAGTAAATCATATTATGGAGGGTCGAGGTTAGGTCTAGAATTATAGCATTTACTGTTCAAATGATACATTTGTTTTGTAATCTAGGATACTGGCAGCGTAATTGACGAAGTGGAGATTGTCACTACAGAGGGAGAGGTACAAAGGCTGAGGAGGAGCGACATAGCATTTGGGTACCGTTGGTCGTCGTTCCAAGAAATGACGGACTTAGCTGCCATCTTATCAGCGAGGTTCCGATTGACAGCTGCAGAGAAGTCGAGGGAGCGGCAACGGGCTCTACTGGAGAGGTGAGGTTTTGTATACCTagatcaattttttcttttcgtttaaGTTAGATGCAGCAAAGTATCGTCGAGTTTAATTTTGTGTAATTATTATCTTAAAGATTGCTCACCTGCTCTCGCTAGAAACTGGCACCAATTCCTGGAGGACTGTTACGACGCAGTTAGCTGATCATAAATCTATCAACTTAGTTTCGAGCTTAGTTAGATCTAACCGTTGTACTaatgattttctattttgaggTGATTAAAACTTAACTTGCTTGATTCTGAAAGCTTCACATGGGAAGTTCATGACTGATGAGTTATTATACTGTTTTCGACCTAAACTTCAGTTTTAGCATAATATCAAAAAACATCATTAGTTGATGCGGCACTCTATTATATAAACTCCACTGAATGAAACTGTCGCTAGCCTTCGGCGGCAGAGTAGAATGCGTCGGGATGAGTTCAATTTTATATGATAATATCATCGCCCATTTCACGTTCGTAAGTGGGAGAGGTCTGTAAATGAGATGGTTAACAATACATCTTATTTCTTAATCCTTTCTTGAATTATCTTCTTTCACCTATGTTTCTCTCCTAGCATAACTTGGCAATTCGTCGCTTAACTGTAACAGTTGATCATGCAAACCCTGGTtaaattaaagtgaaaaaataatcaTAGTTGATGTCTTGTTGACTACTAACCTCCACATCCAAATTTCTGTTGAATCTGCCAAGTCCTTCATTAATGCGAAATTGAAGACACAGAAGAGACCTCAgaacaaaaagttaaaagaaagGGTTATCCTTCACTTCATATTTAAGACTCTGCTATTAATGCTAAGCAGTCGAATGCAGGCGTAGGAGGACCCAGCCGATCAGAGAACGAACCGCGGGGTCCGTGTTCAGAAACCCTTTGAATTTAGGAATATCGGCGGGAGAATTAATCGAGTTGGCGGGGCTCAAAGGGTTTGAGATAGGAGGTGCAAAAGTTTCTCCACTTCATGCTAATTTCTTCATCAACTTCAACAGTTCTACCTCCTCTGACATGCTATTGCTCATCAACCATGTAAAAGAAGAGGTGCATAGGGTTTTTCAGGTGCAACTCAAAGAAGAGATGAGATATGTACCTtacagaaattaaattttatatatgcaaAAATGAATTGAATTCTTTTTGATCTTCGCAGTCAATTAAGTACTTGCAATTAGTGCAAAGTGTGTTACTTAATGTAGTTTTTATGATGTATTACTTCTGAAATAAGATGTTCAGCTAATAGCAGATACATGTGATTTGATGTTTGTTGTTAGTAACTTCGCAAATAATTGCTCTCAATAATGAGGAGCTTATTTCAAAGGGTATACAATAGACCCAACACCTAGAAGTGCTTTTACTAGTCTTTCAATTCCTTTGAATGACTGATGAAATCTTCCTCAACAGTTTTTGTCATATTTCCAGTTTCTTCTGAAGTCTAAATGTCATAACTTTATGAAAATATTAAGtatctattttactttttatgttCATTAGAAACCATATGATCCAATTATTCATTACTATATTACTTCATTATTGGAAAATGATAGGGTAGTGAGTCTCAGGTGAGTCAGATCACTCTTATACTATTGCTGTGTTTTCACCCTTAGCATGGACAAAAATGAACAATCATGATTCTTTTGGGTGAGGATGAATTGCCCTCCATGATAATCAcatatgatttttctttttctttttttttaccaagTTTGAATTCACTACTTATGCTACATTAAATgttttcttttgagaaaaagCTTGAAAAATATCTGAAGCTTGACTAACATATCTTTAGTATCATAATCAATAGAACTCTGTGATGCAGTTTAGTCTCCGCATCATAGAGTCCGGCCACCCTCTACTATAAGATGTTCCTGAAAAATTGCTTTCCAGGTAAATCGCATACCTTATTTTCCTATGATCAGAGTTAACTAACAATGCTACACAAGATGTTTCGAAATATATTAAAGTACTCATCAATAAGAAGCTCAAAACACATTGTTTATTGGCATTTCCCTTTTgtaatagggaaaacttcaaaaatgccctatgtggtttcgcactttttcattttagtactctgtggtttaaagtgtatcaagttagtaccctatggtttcgcactttctcactttagtaccctgtggtttaaagtgtatcaagttagtactctgtgattttatttttgtatcaaattagtatcctatggttttatttttgtatcaagttagtaccatgtggttttatttttctcttagtaaaatattaaatcacagggtactaaagtgagaaagtgcgaaaccacaggatattaacttgatacactttaaaccacagggtactaaagtgagaaagagtcaAACCACAataggggtatttgaagttttccctttgtAATAAGCACAACATTCATTTGGCTTTACAACTAAAGCTGTAGTTTCGCATTattaaattggaaaaaaaaaagacaacagGAGAGAAAACAATATGTTATGTCTAATTACATCATCAATGTGACCTATTAGCCCCTCTTGCTAAGGCCTTTGTTAGGGCATGAGTGGCAATCCCAATTGGGCAAAATAGAAGACACAGAGACACTGAATGCCTTGTTTCTACCTTATTCTTCAGGCCATCATGAAATACCTGCCTGAATTTCAAAAT
This DNA window, taken from Ananas comosus cultivar F153 linkage group 5, ASM154086v1, whole genome shotgun sequence, encodes the following:
- the LOC109709973 gene encoding uncharacterized protein LOC109709973; this encodes MGVEEGAKQQINMALLPLPSSSPLSSPTTSHITKSNMSLSFLPTSLALSPNNHLLLSPASKTITPTKEEVALSSTPPPLVGLDGGVDLSLIDRSILRDHKCLKELSTWGIGGPCKYFIQVSRPSELVSAIRYCEMKRIQYLIVGRGSNCLFDDRGFDGLVILNRLDQFEVIEPGVYMVGSGYPFNRLGVRCSVEGYSGLEFAGGIPGTVGGAVFMNAGANEQDTGSVIDEVEIVTTEGEVQRLRRSDIAFGYRWSSFQEMTDLAAILSARFRLTAAEKSRERQRALLERRRRTQPIRERTAGSVFRNPLNLGISAGELIELAGLKGFEIGGAKVSPLHANFFINFNSSTSSDMLLLINHVKEEVHRVFQVQLKEEMRYVPYRN